In Motacilla alba alba isolate MOTALB_02 chromosome 17, Motacilla_alba_V1.0_pri, whole genome shotgun sequence, the DNA window AGCTACGTGCAAATCCTGAAGTGCCTAATGCTTCTGTGACTGTCACCAACAACTCTGACTTGAACGACTCGAGGGAGATAAACTTCGAGTACCTCAAACATGTTGTACTAAAGTTCATGTCCTGCAGGGAGTCTGAGGTAAAGGTGCCACTTATCTTCTCTTCCTACACCTGTCTTTCTCTAGAAATTGCCACCTGTCACCTCCTGAGGACGCTTCATGCCAATTCCATGATTTTACAATTAAAAAGTGTACAGTGGggcaataaaacaaaatagctGGCAGCAACGTGTTTGGAACACAACCCTGTGGTTTCTTTCAGGCATTCCATCTCATTAAAGCTGTGTCTGTGTTACTGAATTTTTcacaagaggaagaaaacatgcTCAAAGAAACTCTGGAGTACAAGGTAAGGTTCTGTGGTCTCTAATGAGACAGTGAAAATTCCTAGATGCTGGGAGATTAGGAAAAGTGtcttttttccaaatgttaGCTAcaataataaatgtaatttattattaaaatgttacCTGACTGCACGCATGCCAGGAATTGTCCCTTTCAGTGAGGGAAAGAGCAGCTTTCTGGTGCTCAGAGGAGTTGGAGCACAGCTTTACCCAGTGGACTTGGTCTGTGGGGAGAAGCTGGCAGCTCCTTGCCCGAACACAGTCAGTGTTTACCAGCAGAGCCCAATTCTGGGTTTGTCCTTTTGGCTCTGGGCTCAGACACCAAGATCTGTGTCTCCTTTCCATGGGCTGAGGTCTGCAtggccctggctgtgtgtgGTTAGGAAATGTTCAACAGTGAGTGCTGCCTCAGCTCCAGGACCTGCAtcatccatccctgctccctgggacgCTCAGTCTGCAGATGAAGAGATTTCCTCCCCATCTGGTTCAGGGAACACTAATGCCACATTGACTAAAGGCACCGTGTTTAAATGACTGTAGAGTTCTAGTTTGAAATGGTTTTAAAGGAATATGTGTAAGTATAATCTTCAGTCATTTTCACCTGTGGGAAGTGGGTGCTCTTCCTTCCAGATCTGATTGTGTGAAGCTGCCTCCCCTTCTTCAGTCTGGAGTCTGGAGCATTCTGATTCATAAATAGGTCTTTCCATCAAATGAGGAGAACGTGGCCGTGTTCCACGGTATTTCTTTTTCACACCTCTAAGCGTGAGCCCTGTGTGATGCGTGCTGTGCTGTTGTGTCCTAGATGTCCTGGTTTGGGTCAAAGCCATCTCCCAGAGGCAGCATCCGGCCGTCCATCTCGAGCCCGAGGACTCTGTGGCCTTAAGGGAACCCGAAGGTGGCAGGCAGTATCCAGGcacttctttctgtgaaaagaatGCTGAACACACTGCTCCAGGTGTGTCTTAATCACTGTCATTGCAGTATTTTGTACAAGAACTTCTGGCTCTGTTTACAAACCTAATGCTGTGCAAGGAGACATTTTCACTACAGACTGGAACAGCTCTGGGACCCCTCAGTGTCTGTGAtgggagcagctccttgtgctCATCCTCCTGGGCTCCTGGCACCTGAGGGTTCTGGGCACCtcgctggcagcagggctgccaggtCAGTCTCTTGGCGTGGTGattccagctgctgttccagggTGCTGCAGTCCGGTGCCTCTGggcacagaaaagctgcttgTCTGGCTGTGGGAAGCCAGCAATGAGAAATGTGTTGGCAGAACAGTGTTGAGAGCGGGATGGTTTGCAAAGCCTTTcacaggacaggagcaggagctttAACCAAAAAAGAACTCTGCCTTGCCTTCTAATACTGACATTAACTAATGGTTGGCGTTTTTTCATATCACTGTGTAATTTAAGGTGCATTTATCCTGGCCTGCAGTCCTCAAGGCTGCATGTTGATGATTATTTAATTTGAGAGCACAACTTTAGAGTTGtctgattttacttttcttaaagaaaaataatatttaaaatggtCTTAATTATAGTACCTAATCCTCAGTCGCCTTTAAAACTAATCTGTTAGCCTGTTCCATGGGTTGTTAGCAGTGGGAAAAGGGGTAGGAaaccattttaaatttttaaagctgagTTCCAGGTATTGTAAATCCACactgaaaaataccttttatttaaaaaaaataaaaatctagcTACAAAGGGTGAAGAATGCTGGTActaaacattttgatttttttttcttccaagtctGCTAGCAACAAACCCTTATAACCAGGATCTGTCTCTTTGGTTGTGGTTTTCTGTACTTCAAATACTGATGCTTAAAAACTGTTATGAATATGTTAACTGTTAACTCCTGACTATTACGTTATAAGAAATGCTGCTCttgaggggtttgggggcaaAATTCAACTCTTAGTGAACGAGTTGTGGTTCCAGCAGCTTGTTTTCCTAATGCAATAAGGACAGGGGACCAAGGTGGCACTTCCTCCCTGGAAGCACAGTTTTGCCCAGTTCTTAGCACCACTGCAAAATCTGGATCCAAATGGGAAGCAGCACTAAGTCTGatttctgaaaactgaggcCTATTTCCAAAAATCTCCACATGTGTGGAATTCAGTGAGGGTGCTGCAGGTGGGGAATTCTCTTACAAGTTGATGCTTCTGTTAAATATGTTCAGGATAATTCAAGCTTTctccagaggagctccagcaggagtGAATGTGCTGATCCAGAGGatccagagcctgctgctgtcccaggcagCCCCACCCCAGACACAGGtactgccaggagctgctgctgggcacaggtgCTGCTCCTCACTTAGAGCCTGGCTGCATCTGTCTGAAGTTAAGAAAAccaacagatttttttggtaCACTAAAGCTTGTCCAAACAGCCTTTAGTAACCTGATTCATGGCACTTCCAGACAGGAGAGAGCATGGAAGGgttcagccctgctctgctgtgaaaaCAGACAGTCAAAAAGTACATTTATTTCAATTGTTTCTCTACTGAGATACAGCGGGGTGGAATAACCCTGGGAGGATTCTATTCTGTGagaccttttcctttctcatgtcCCTTTGCCCTGCCCTGTTTGTGTGGGACCAGGGATCAGGactccccctgctccctgctgaatGGCTGCTGGGTTTATGCTGGTCCTGGCTTCAAAGGTTACTGCTGAACAGTAAGGAAagcaggacaggcagcctgGAACGGAGTGACAAAGTCAAATCTTATGTTATGTATTCACTAACAACTTCAGTTTCAGATCCCAAAGCTCATAAAGGATCAACTTGCCATAACCTAGTTCTTAAGTGTTGAATTTTCCTTAGGTATCAGAGCAAGACTGGTGTGTATACATGTATTAAAAAGCTAATGCACTTTCCCTTGTCTCAGAACAGTGGTTATACATAATCCTTTCTATCACCATTGGACTTCTTTCCTTCTATGCTGTAAATATGGATTGTATGATGAAACACTATGAAATTTGTGGTGCAATACATTTTGGATCAAACCCCTAatcttgatttctttctttttatagtTCTGGTTATCTCCCCTGGGATGCTATAGCTATTTAAAATTGACTTTTAAACCATGACCCAAACCCCACCTTTGCCCAGGGGGAGGATGggtgtgccagctgtgccaccaaggCCTCTCACAGGGAGTTGTGCCACAATGAGTTGTGCCACTGCTGCTTACAACATcactcccagcaggagcagctgctgctgcactttgAGCAGCTGATGGAAGCGAGGACTGGGTGGAGCTGgggctccccaggcagctgctccttggtgccagagggcagggagccCTGCCATGGCTCCAGCAGCCGTGTCCTGCCTGGGCAGAGACACACTGATACTTCAATCACAGTCCTGAAGTATCTCCTCGACTTTCTAGTGTGGCTGAGAACATAAATATCAAACCCAGGGTTTGATTACTGTGTGCTCTATCACTGCATCCTCTAAGTCTTGATTGGGACAGCTGAGCTGGGTCTCACTCCCTGCacccaggacagagctggattTGAGGACCAGTTCTCTCTAAGTTGCTGGAGTTAGGAGCAGTCCTAAAAGGTGACTCAGGCTTGGACTGGGTTATTGCAGGCCTGCTTTGGAGTAAGTGTCAGACTTACaattcagctgaaaataaatttaactcAGGTGATCCAAGAAGTTTATTGATGCAGCAGGCACTTCACTTTACATTGCCCAACCCCAGAGTCCCAGAGTCCTTGGCCCATGCGTTCACAGAGCCCTTCACCCTCagctgcaggatccctgcttGGACACAGCTACCTTGGGACTAAGCAGGACACACGGGAGCTTGTATCAGCACACCTGGCTAAAGCAGCATCTGACACACCTGTTCACTTACAGTAGAGGAGGCAGGGGTGTGCCTTCTCTCTGCCTGGTAAAGAAGGGAGCAGGAGAATGTCTTGGCTCCTATATGTGATAGTCAGAATATGCAGGAATACCTTTACTCTTCCCCCACCTTTAAGGTTAAAAGCATTCCAAGAGGAGGTTACTGTAGGATTTCAGTAGATTGCAATCTCTAATAAAGATGGACCAGTGTAATTTCAGCTCATTCCTTCTTCTGAGTCCAAACCTGACCGCCACCTCTGTCCAAGTTAACAGTCTTTACACAGTCTTTCTTGCTGTGAGAACTCTTATTATGGAGCCCAGGCCTCCTACTGCCAGTGCctgtgggaaaggagagaggtTACAGAGTCACCAGCCCCACACAGCAAAACACTGAAGAGTTCAGCCACGGAAGGGACAATAGCTACAAACTGTCATTCTCCACCATCTAACCAGCTTTTGGATCTCAGGGGCTCCAGTGTTGCAAGTCACTGACAGAGCAGAATGTCTGACCTCCCcgaggagaggaggaagggctCGCTTCAGTTTCACTTGTGTCCCTCAATGTGAACAGCGTTTCCTTCTGAAGTCTAGAAGATGGAGGtgattataaaaaaaatcaaatttgagCTGACTGCTGGAAGCGGGGCGTTTCCCTGGCAGCCACaatgcagcagagcacaggggtgCCAGCAGAGCGAGCCGTGGCGCTGGGAACACGGCTGGACACGTGCAGAGCCCCCACCTGCAGCAGGACCCGCAGGTAAATGCTCCTGAGCTACCAGACTGCCACAGGCCTTCTCCAGAGGACAGACTGGTACTACCACTGAGCTGACTGCTCTGAGCAAGCCACACGTCCTGCCAGAACTGCCACaaagcagagccccagcctTTAAACCCTGCCCACTCAGACCTGCCCTGTTCCTTTCACAACAGAGAGGACGAGATGCCTTTCATGTCCCTGCACGCTCTGAGCACCAGTCAGGGTGGTGGTGTGTCACCTCCCACGCTTACCTCAAAGCACCTCAGtggaaacaacaggaaaaaaaaaaaaaaaaaacaaaaaaacaagcagaaacatGTTCTTTGCTGTCCCAAGAAACTCCCTGCTGCTCGTCAAGGCTTGGCAaagctggtgacagcagcaatagcagcaggaaaaagctcTGCGCCTTGGGAAAGgacagcagcattcccagcagctgccctgcacagggagctgcagcgTTCACAGGGATCAGCTTTCCTGGGAGCActgacagccagggctgcagctgaaaCCCCTGCAGGGGGGGAAGAGTTCCCTTGGACTCCTGCCCGGGGGCAGGggcacccagcagctgctgcagggatgtgcctCAGCCCATCAGTCAGGGGAGGAGGCTCCAGTCAGCTGCTGAACACATCCCACACTCCCTGCTTCACAGCTGACATTCCACAGAAGCAAGAGGCCCCTGCTGGGCCCCGATGGAATCTCTGGAGACCTCACAATCCTCTCCTGGGCGAACCAAACAGGTTTGCTAAACCCCGTGAGCCAGCTGATGCGAACTGCCAGCCTGAGCCCCCTGAGCCGGGCcccagagggagctgcagctgccccgtCCCTCGGGTCACAGCTCCCTGGAGCCCTGCACCaccaggctgccctgcagggagaactgcctgccctgagcctcctctcCCCACGGCAGAGGGTAGGGTTTGAAATGCAGGCCGAGGCTTTGTGAATGCAGTCTGAGAGAGACCAAAGGTGAAAGGAAACACTGAGCTCCTCAGGGATGAGGCCCTGCCACCACCTGCTTCTGTTCAGGGGCGCTCCTGGCCAGGACCCTGCGCGGTGGCTGAGCCACGAGTGCCCCCAGCACGTACCTTTTCATGCCACTGAAGTAATATtgcactgctgttttctgtcGGCTTTTCAAATCCTTTATAAATGTACTTCATTAACAAATCAACACCGTTTCTGTCTAAGGAATTCACCGCTTGTTCtatttcactgcttttaaaagatGTGAGCACTTTAAGCATCGTTCCCTGGGCCTGCTCCTGGGAAGACAAGGCAAAGAGAGAAATGTGAGAACGAGAACCGCTGGGAATCATCCCAAGACTGCTGTTTGGCAAGAGACAGCCGCGCTCCAGGCTGGGTTATTTCTGTAAGCCAGGTGAGCAGAGGGGGTTAGAGGAGGAAGGGGTAAAGAGGGGGATCGGCCGTGGTGCCAGCGGGAGCGCACGGATCGGCCGTGCCAGCGGGAGCACACGGATCACCCGTGCCAGCGGGAGCGCACGGAGCGGCCGTGGTGCCAGCGGGAGCGCACGGATCGGCCGTGCCAGCGGGAGCGCACGGATCGGCCGTGCCAGCGGGAGCGCACGGAGCAGCCGTGGTGCCAGCGGGAGCGCACGGAGCAGCCGTGGTGCCAGCGGGAGCGCACGGATCGGCCGTGGTGCCAGCGGGAGCGCACGGAGCGGCCGTGGTGCCAGCGGGAGCGCACGGAGCAGCCGTGGTGCCAGCGGGAGCGCAGTGCCCGcagcggcgctgccggggccgcgGTGCCCCTGCCCGGCCCTACCTTCATcgcctggctcctgctgctgcccggggagctGCGGATGGCCGTGTGGAAGGCCCGCAGCGCCTCGCCTGTGCGGCGGCGGGTCAAGGACTCAAACCGGGAGCTGCGGGGACCCCAGCGCGGCTGACGGGCGGCTCCGGCCCCGCGGCCGGTCCCGGGACTGccccggcccccccggcccAAAGGATATTGCCTGAGCAGCGCCTCCACCTCGGGCCCGGCATCGggctcggccgccgccgcctcctcggGCTCCTCCACGAAGCGGTTCTCGTCGTACTGGTCGATGTCGAGGCGGCGGAAGCGGGACGAGAGCGTGCTCCGCGCCatccccgccgccccggccgcgccTGCCGGAAacggcggcggccccggcggaAGCGGAAGGCGCGcggcgccgcgccccgccccgccccgccccgccccgcgcacAGAGCACACAACGGAGCCGCGCGGAAATGCCAACAGCCACTTTAATGTACAAAGCCCGCCGCTCGGCGCGACCCCGGGACACGGAACGGACCGGGAGCCCCCGCTGGGATCCACTGACACTCGGAAAAGGCGCGCTCGGTCCGGCagcgcgggcagccccggccccgccgcacACCGGGCACTGACTTTGCTGCTGAAATTTCTTAAAACTtaccaaaaacaaaaagctgaacGAGGGACGGGCCCGAGCGGCTCCCGGAGCGTGGTGGTTAAAGGAATCGTTCGTCTAACCCAGGACTAGGCGAGGACTACATGCAGTAGTACAAATCTCAAGGACATATTACAAATACTCTGAAATTAATCTAGGggcgggggaaaaaaaaaactcgCTACGGACACCATAATACACAATAAAtttagataatttaaaaataaaaaaggcaagaggcagcatttcagcagcaaaGTGCTCAATAAAAAGTATATTGTAAAGGGGCGGGACAGGGGGAGGTGACAGCAGGCGGGCCAGGGCTCAGAGGAAGTAGGGCGTGGTTGTCCTGGGAGGAATGACACGCTCTGAGTCTGGAACTGCGCGGAATAACTTTGGTTCTCTTGTATTTACATCTTTAAAGACCATGATGGACGCGATGTTCCCGCAGCGGTAGCAGTAGTTGGGAGCTGACCATACCGTTACCAGCTTCTCATCAAACATGAATTTGTATCCTTCGTGGACCAGCTGGTGCGCCCTGCAGATCAGCTTCAGGTTGTTGATGTGAACAAACTGCAAGGGAAGGGGGAAGCTGAGCTCAGCGTGGCCCGAGCCCACGGCacgtgctgctcctggcccggcccgtgcagcagggcagggaacacAACAGGAGACACCCTGTGACACGCAGGTGCCAGCACCCGAGCACTGAGGAACAGTGGCCTGACAGccgggcagcagggctgtgctgtcccctgggACAGGCTCAAGCCTTCCTGAAAGTGCTGTGCCAGGCCACACGACAAGGCAGGCCGAGCGTGGCCAGGCAGAGCCTGCAAAGGCCACTGTGTGGAGTCCTGAGGAGGCTGCTCAGTGCAGACACAACAAAATTAACTCCAGAATTGCTTAAAAAGGGTATTTTTCTCCTAGATCCTCAGGAAACCATTccacacagagcccagggacacTAGTGAGTCCCACCACATCACGCTTTCCAAAAGCAAGATGGGCATTGGTACACCTGGCATTTACATTTGTGCTTTCAGGTTCGAGCGGCTCATTTTTTCCAGCTGGCAGAAGCCAAGCTTCCCCACCACCACGAGTCGCTGGCAGAGGTGTGATGGGGGTTCAGAGTCCTGCAGTGCCCTCCAGCACACCGAGAGGAGCCCCTTGGCTCCGCGTGCGCGGCCGGGCTGCGCGGCCCCGAGCGGCGGCGTTACCTCGTTGGTGACCTTGGCCCCGAAGAGCCAGCCCGCCCCGCGGGGGCTGATGGCCCACGTGTCCACGTCCTCCGGGTCCGACCACACCAGGTCGCAGAAGGCGCCTTTGTGAGGGATCTCCTGGTTGCGCTCGATGGTGCGGATCTGGTCCAGGGTCTTGATGTCGGGGGAGAGGCCCCCGTGCACACACAGGATCTGCTCGTCTatcagctgcagggaaaggacACAGCTCGGAGCCCTCGGCACGGCTGCCGGGGAGCCTCagcccacagctccctgggacaaggtgctggtgctgccagcgTGGTGCCTGCACTTACAGCTGCTATTGTGAGCATGTCAAAGACTTTGGTGCAGTATCTCCAGGCGTTCGCGTTCCCGTATTTGGTTTGGCACTCGTCTGTTGGACAGAACGGTTTTGTTCCTCATGGATCAGAGAAAAACGGGCAGAGCGGACACTGACAGCAGAACCTGCACACCCAGGTGTGCCACAGGAGCCCTGCTGTccaggaccagcagcagcagcagcagggaccaaGCACCTCcggctctgcctgtgcctgaaCGTGGCACCGCGACAGAAACCCACGTGCCaggggaaaagagcagcaagaTCTGCCTTAAACACATTCCatttcagaaacacagagacCAAAGGACAGCACTGGAGCCCGTGTCCCCCCCCAGCCCCCGAGGGCCCCGGGCACTGTGGCCTTGCCAGCGGGGCTCCcaaggcagaggagctgcagcctgtgccatgggcagcaCTCACTCAGCACTCACTCAGCACTCACCCACCCATGGGCAGCACTCACTCACTCACGGGCAGCACTCACCCACGGGCAGCACCCACGGGCAGCATTCACCCACGGGCAGCACTCACTCAGCACTCACCGTA includes these proteins:
- the ARPC5L gene encoding actin-related protein 2/3 complex subunit 5-like protein, with amino-acid sequence MARSTLSSRFRRLDIDQYDENRFVEEPEEAAAAEPDAGPEVEALLRQGEALRAFHTAIRSSPGSSRSQAMKEQAQGTMLKVLTSFKSSEIEQAVNSLDRNGVDLLMKYIYKGFEKPTENSSAILLQWHEKALAVGGLGSIIRVLTARKTV
- the PPP6C gene encoding LOW QUALITY PROTEIN: serine/threonine-protein phosphatase 6 catalytic subunit (The sequence of the model RefSeq protein was modified relative to this genomic sequence to represent the inferred CDS: deleted 1 base in 1 codon), giving the protein MAPLDLDKYVEIARLCKYLPENDLKVRPRRRGRDRPGRAGAGWALPGGPERAVPAVPALPPTLPRSVPQRLCDYVCDLLLEESNVQPVSTPVTVCGDIHGQFYDLCELFRTGGQVPDTNYIFMGDFVDRGYYSLETFTYLLALKAKWPDRITLLRGNHESRQITQVYGFYDECQTKYGNANAWRYCTKVFDMLTIAALIDEQILCVHGGLSPDIKTLDQIRTIERNQEIPHKGAFCDLVWSDPEDVDTWAISPRGAGWLFGAKVTNEFVHINNLKLICRAHQLVHEGYKFMFDEKLVTVWSAPNYCYRCGNIASIMVFKDVNTREPKLFRAVPDSERVIPPRTTTPYFL